A stretch of the Streptococcus himalayensis genome encodes the following:
- a CDS encoding glycogen/starch/alpha-glucan phosphorylase, translating into MSNLQEYIKKQYHKDLATCSNEELYVALLNYTKDYSATKPVHDSKKKLYYISAEFLIGKLLSNNLINLGLYEAIKQELAAAGKDLLAVEEVELEPSLGNGGLGRLAACFLDSIATLGLNGDGIGLNYHFGLFHQVLQNNQQTTVPNFWLSEQNWLLKSEKSYQVPFANFTLTSTLYDIDVPGYKTEKKNRLRLFDLDSVDAGIIHDGIDFDKTDIAHNLTLFLYPDDSDRQGELLRIFQQYFMVSNGAQLILEEALEKGSNLHDLADYAVIQINDTHPSLVIPEMIRLLTERGIEFEEAVQIVKQMTAYTNHTILAEALEKWPMDFLEEVVPHLVPIIRELDRRVKETYSDASVQIIDEYNRVHMAHMDIHYGYSVNGVAALHTEILKHSELKAFYDIYPEKFNNKTNGITFRRWLMHINPRLSSYIDGLIGRDWHHDATKLEELLSFAGKSEVKAELENIKAHNKRKLVRHLKEHQHVDINPNSIFDIQIKRLHEYKRQQMNALYVIYKYLDIKAGHIPARPVTVFFGGKAAPAYTIAQDIIHLILCLSEVIANDPDVAPHLQVVMVENYNVTAASFLIAAGDISEQISLASKEASGTGNMKFMLNGALTLGTSDGANVEIHELVGDENIYIFGEDSETIIQHYAKSDYISRDYYEREAIKPLVDFIVSDPLKAVGQVERLERLYDELLHKDWFMTLIDLETYIATKEHMLQDYEDRDSWLEKVLVNIAKAGFFSADRTIAQYNEDIWHLGE; encoded by the coding sequence ATGTCAAACTTACAAGAATACATAAAAAAGCAGTATCATAAAGACTTAGCGACTTGTAGCAATGAAGAGCTGTATGTGGCTCTGCTAAACTACACCAAGGATTACAGTGCCACCAAGCCTGTCCATGACAGCAAGAAAAAACTATATTACATCTCGGCAGAATTTTTAATCGGAAAACTCTTGTCCAACAACCTCATCAACCTTGGCTTGTATGAGGCAATCAAGCAAGAACTTGCTGCGGCAGGCAAGGATTTATTAGCCGTGGAAGAAGTAGAGTTAGAACCTTCCCTTGGTAATGGGGGCTTGGGGCGTCTAGCAGCTTGCTTTTTAGATTCGATTGCGACCCTTGGTTTAAATGGCGATGGCATTGGCTTGAACTATCATTTTGGGCTTTTCCACCAAGTATTGCAAAACAACCAACAAACCACGGTGCCTAATTTCTGGCTGTCTGAGCAAAATTGGCTGCTGAAGTCAGAGAAATCCTACCAAGTGCCCTTTGCCAACTTTACATTGACGTCAACCTTGTACGATATTGATGTACCAGGTTATAAGACCGAAAAGAAAAATCGCCTACGCTTATTTGACCTTGATTCAGTGGATGCGGGTATTATTCATGATGGGATTGACTTTGATAAGACAGATATTGCACATAACTTGACCCTCTTTCTCTATCCAGACGATAGTGACCGTCAAGGGGAATTGCTCCGCATTTTCCAACAGTATTTCATGGTGTCAAACGGTGCCCAGTTGATTTTAGAAGAAGCACTTGAAAAGGGAAGTAATCTTCATGACTTGGCAGACTATGCCGTTATTCAAATCAATGACACACACCCATCGCTTGTCATTCCAGAAATGATTCGCTTACTGACAGAGCGTGGGATTGAGTTTGAAGAGGCGGTTCAGATTGTCAAGCAAATGACAGCCTATACCAACCATACGATTTTGGCAGAAGCACTTGAGAAGTGGCCGATGGATTTCTTGGAAGAAGTCGTACCGCACTTAGTGCCGATTATTCGGGAGTTGGACCGCCGCGTCAAAGAAACTTATAGCGATGCTTCTGTGCAAATCATTGATGAGTATAACCGCGTGCACATGGCCCACATGGATATCCACTACGGTTACAGTGTCAACGGAGTTGCAGCTCTTCATACAGAAATCTTGAAACATTCTGAACTCAAGGCTTTCTATGATATTTACCCTGAGAAATTTAACAATAAAACCAATGGCATTACCTTCCGCCGCTGGCTCATGCATATCAATCCTCGTCTGTCTAGCTATATCGATGGCTTGATTGGACGAGATTGGCATCATGACGCAACGAAATTGGAAGAGTTGCTGAGCTTTGCTGGTAAGAGCGAGGTCAAAGCAGAGCTGGAAAACATTAAGGCCCACAACAAACGCAAGCTCGTTCGCCATCTGAAAGAGCACCAGCATGTGGACATCAATCCAAACTCCATCTTTGATATCCAAATCAAGCGACTGCACGAGTACAAGCGTCAGCAGATGAATGCACTCTACGTCATCTATAAATATCTGGACATCAAGGCAGGCCATATCCCAGCCCGCCCAGTGACCGTTTTCTTTGGCGGAAAAGCGGCACCAGCTTACACCATTGCTCAAGATATCATTCACTTGATTCTGTGCTTGTCTGAGGTTATCGCCAATGACCCAGACGTAGCTCCACACTTGCAGGTCGTGATGGTTGAAAACTACAATGTAACTGCGGCTAGTTTCCTCATTGCTGCTGGAGACATCTCAGAGCAGATTTCCCTTGCTTCCAAAGAGGCGTCTGGCACTGGAAATATGAAATTCATGCTAAATGGTGCCTTGACTTTGGGAACATCAGACGGAGCCAATGTAGAAATTCACGAATTAGTCGGCGATGAGAATATTTATATCTTCGGGGAAGATAGTGAAACCATTATCCAGCACTATGCTAAGAGTGATTACATTTCACGCGATTACTACGAACGCGAAGCAATTAAACCTTTAGTAGACTTCATCGTGAGTGATCCCCTCAAGGCTGTTGGCCAAGTTGAACGCTTGGAACGCTTGTACGATGAATTGCTCCATAAGGACTGGTTTATGACCTTGATTGACCTAGAAACCTACATCGCAACTAAAGAACACATGCTCCAAGATTATGAAGATAGGGACAGTTGGTTGGAGAAAGTCTTAGTCAATATCGCTAAAGCAGGTTTCTTCTCAGCCGATCGCACCATCGCCCAATATAATGAAGACATTTGGCATTTGGGAGAATGA